In Ctenopharyngodon idella isolate HZGC_01 chromosome 20, HZGC01, whole genome shotgun sequence, the following proteins share a genomic window:
- the LOC127502681 gene encoding uncharacterized protein LOC127502681 isoform X12 has product MREPMRFILVLRSTFELPQEPVRFILVLRSTFELQQEPMRFILVLRGTFELPQEKMRFILVLRGTFELPQEPMRFILVLRSTFELQQEPMRFILVLRSTFELQQEPMRFILVLRSTFELPQEPMRFILVLRSTFELPQEPMRFILMLRSTFELPQEPMRFILVLRGTFELPQEPMRFILVLRGTFELQQEPMRFILVLRGTFELQQEPMRFILVLRGTFELPQEPMRFILVLRGTFELPQEPMRFILVLRGTFELPQEPMRFILVLRGTFELPQEPMRFILVLCGTFELPQEPMRFILVLRGTFELQQEPMRFILVLRSTFELPQEKMRFILVSRGTFELPQEPMRFIRVLRGTFELQQEPMRFILVLRSTFELPQEPMRFILVCYAARLSFRKNH; this is encoded by the exons atgcgagaaccaatgaggttcattctcgtgttacgcagcacgtttgagcttccgcaagaaccagtgaggttcattctcgtgttacgcagcacgtttgagcttcagcaagaaccaatgaggttcattctcgtgttacgcggcacgtttgagcttccgcaagaaaaaatgaggttcattctcgtgttacgcggcacgtttgagcttccgcaagaaccaatgag gttcattctcgtgttacgcagcacgtttgagcttcagcaagaaccaatgaggttcattctcgtgttacgcagcacgtttgagcttcagcaagaaccaatgaggttcattctcgtgttacgcagcacatttgagcttccacaagaaccaatgag gttcattctcgtgttacgcagcacgtttgagcttccacaagaaccaatgaggttcattctcatgttacgcagcacgtttgagcttcctcaagaaccaatgaggttcattctcgtgttacgcggcacgtttgagcttccgcaagaaccaatgaggttcattctcgtgttacgcggcacgtttgaacttcagcaagaaccaatgag gttcattctcgtgttacgcggcacgtttgaacttcagcaagaaccaatgag gttcattctcgtgttacgcggcacgtttgagcttccgcaagaaccaatgaggttcattctcgtgttacgcggcacgtttgagcttccgcaagaaccaatgag gttcattctcgtgttacgtggcacgtttgagcttccgcaagaaccaatgaggttcattctcgtgttacgcggcacgtttgagcttcctcaagaaccaatgaggttcattctcgtgttatgcggcacgtttgagcttcctcaagaaccaatgaggttcattctcgtgttacgcggcacgtttgaacttcagcaagaaccaatgaggttcattctcgtgttacgcagcacatttgagcttccgcaagaaaaaatgaggttcattctcgtgtcacgcggcacgtttgagcttccgcaagaaccaatgaggttcattcgcgtgttacgcggcacgtttgaacttcagcaagaaccaatgaggttcattctcgtgttacgcagcacatttgagcttcctcaagaaccaatgaggttcattctcgtgtgttacgcagcacgtttgagcttccgcaagaaccactGA
- the LOC127502681 gene encoding uncharacterized protein LOC127502681 isoform X6 — protein sequence MREPMRFILVLRSTFELPQEPVRFILVLRSTFELQQEPMRFILVLRGTFELPQEKMRFILVLRGTFELPQEPMRFILVLRSTFELPQEPMRFILVLRSTFELQQEPMRFILVLRSTFELQQEPMRFILVLRSTFELPQEPMRFILVLRSTFELPQEPMRFILMLRSTFELPQEPMRFILVLRGTFELPQEPMRFILVLRGTFELQQEPMRFILVLRGTFELQQEPMRFILVLRGTFELPQEPMRFILVLRGTFELPQEPMRFILVLRGTFELPQEPMRFILVLRGTFELPQEPMRFILVLCGTFELPQEPMRFILVLRGTFELQQEPMRFILVLRSTFELPQEKMRFILVSRGTFELPQEPMRFIRVLRGTFELQQEPMRFILVLRSTFELPQEPMRFILVCYAARLSFRKNH from the exons atgcgagaaccaatgaggttcattctcgtgttacgcagcacgtttgagcttccgcaagaaccagtgaggttcattctcgtgttacgcagcacgtttgagcttcagcaagaaccaatgaggttcattctcgtgttacgcggcacgtttgagcttccgcaagaaaaaatgaggttcattctcgtgttacgcggcacgtttgagcttccgcaagaaccaatgag gttcattctcgtgttacgcagcacgtttgagcttccgcaagaaccaatgag gttcattctcgtgttacgcagcacgtttgagcttcagcaagaaccaatgaggttcattctcgtgttacgcagcacgtttgagcttcagcaagaaccaatgaggttcattctcgtgttacgcagcacatttgagcttccacaagaaccaatgag gttcattctcgtgttacgcagcacgtttgagcttccacaagaaccaatgaggttcattctcatgttacgcagcacgtttgagcttcctcaagaaccaatgaggttcattctcgtgttacgcggcacgtttgagcttccgcaagaaccaatgaggttcattctcgtgttacgcggcacgtttgaacttcagcaagaaccaatgag gttcattctcgtgttacgcggcacgtttgaacttcagcaagaaccaatgag gttcattctcgtgttacgcggcacgtttgagcttccgcaagaaccaatgaggttcattctcgtgttacgcggcacgtttgagcttccgcaagaaccaatgag gttcattctcgtgttacgtggcacgtttgagcttccgcaagaaccaatgaggttcattctcgtgttacgcggcacgtttgagcttcctcaagaaccaatgaggttcattctcgtgttatgcggcacgtttgagcttcctcaagaaccaatgaggttcattctcgtgttacgcggcacgtttgaacttcagcaagaaccaatgaggttcattctcgtgttacgcagcacatttgagcttccgcaagaaaaaatgaggttcattctcgtgtcacgcggcacgtttgagcttccgcaagaaccaatgaggttcattcgcgtgttacgcggcacgtttgaacttcagcaagaaccaatgaggttcattctcgtgttacgcagcacatttgagcttcctcaagaaccaatgaggttcattctcgtgtgttacgcagcacgtttgagcttccgcaagaaccactGA
- the LOC127502681 gene encoding uncharacterized protein LOC127502681 isoform X36 translates to MREPMRFILVLRSTFELPQEPVRFILVLRSTFELQQEPMRFILVLRGTFELPQEKMRFILVLRGTFELPQEPMRFICVLRGTFELQQEPMRFILVLRSTFELPQEPMRFILVLRSTFELQQEPMRFILVLRSTFELQQEPMRFILVLRSTFELPQEPMRFILVLRSTFELPQEPMRFILMLRSTFELPQEPMRFILVLRGTFELPQEPMRFILVLRGTFELQQEPMRFILVLRGTFELQQEPMRFILVLRSTFELPQEKMRFILVSRGTFELPQEPMRFIRVLRGTFELQQEPMRFILVLRSTFELPQEPMRFILVCYAARLSFRKNH, encoded by the exons atgcgagaaccaatgaggttcattctcgtgttacgcagcacgtttgagcttccgcaagaaccagtgaggttcattctcgtgttacgcagcacgtttgagcttcagcaagaaccaatgaggttcattctcgtgttacgcggcacgtttgagcttccgcaagaaaaaatgaggttcattctcgtgttacgcggcacgtttgagcttccgcaagaaccaatgaggttcatttgcgtgttacgcggcacgtttgagcttcagcaagaaccaatgaggttcattctcgtgttacgcagcacgtttgagcttccgcaagaaccaatgag gttcattctcgtgttacgcagcacgtttgagcttcagcaagaaccaatgaggttcattctcgtgttacgcagcacgtttgagcttcagcaagaaccaatgaggttcattctcgtgttacgcagcacatttgagcttccacaagaaccaatgag gttcattctcgtgttacgcagcacgtttgagcttccacaagaaccaatgaggttcattctcatgttacgcagcacgtttgagcttcctcaagaaccaatgaggttcattctcgtgttacgcggcacgtttgagcttccgcaagaaccaatgaggttcattctcgtgttacgcggcacgtttgaacttcagcaagaaccaatgag gttcattctcgtgttacgcggcacgtttgaacttcagcaagaaccaatgaggttcattctcgtgttacgcagcacatttgagcttccgcaagaaaaaatgaggttcattctcgtgtcacgcggcacgtttgagcttccgcaagaaccaatgaggttcattcgcgtgttacgcggcacgtttgaacttcagcaagaaccaatgaggttcattctcgtgttacgcagcacatttgagcttcctcaagaaccaatgaggttcattctcgtgtgttacgcagcacgtttgagcttccgcaagaaccactGA
- the LOC127502681 gene encoding uncharacterized protein LOC127502681 isoform X39 has protein sequence MREPMRFILVLRSTFELPQEPVRFILVLRSTFELQQEPMRFILVLRGTFELPQEKMRFILVLRGTFELPQEPMRFICVLRGTFELQQEPMRFILVLRSTFELPQEPMRFILVLRSTFELQQEPMRFILVLRSTFELQQEPMRFILVLRSTFELPQEPMRFILVLRSTFELPQEPMRFILMLRSTFELPQEPMRFILVLRGTFELPQEPMRFILVLRGTFELQQEPMRFILVLRGTFELQQEPMRFILVLRGTFELPQEPMRFILVLRGTFELPQEPMRFIRVLRGTFELQQEPMRFILVLRSTFELPQEPMRFILVCYAARLSFRKNH, from the exons atgcgagaaccaatgaggttcattctcgtgttacgcagcacgtttgagcttccgcaagaaccagtgaggttcattctcgtgttacgcagcacgtttgagcttcagcaagaaccaatgaggttcattctcgtgttacgcggcacgtttgagcttccgcaagaaaaaatgaggttcattctcgtgttacgcggcacgtttgagcttccgcaagaaccaatgaggttcatttgcgtgttacgcggcacgtttgagcttcagcaagaaccaatgaggttcattctcgtgttacgcagcacgtttgagcttccgcaagaaccaatgag gttcattctcgtgttacgcagcacgtttgagcttcagcaagaaccaatgaggttcattctcgtgttacgcagcacgtttgagcttcagcaagaaccaatgaggttcattctcgtgttacgcagcacatttgagcttccacaagaaccaatgag gttcattctcgtgttacgcagcacgtttgagcttccacaagaaccaatgaggttcattctcatgttacgcagcacgtttgagcttcctcaagaaccaatgaggttcattctcgtgttacgcggcacgtttgagcttccgcaagaaccaatgaggttcattctcgtgttacgcggcacgtttgaacttcagcaagaaccaatgag gttcattctcgtgttacgcggcacgtttgaacttcagcaagaaccaatgag gttcattctcgtgttacgcggcacgtttgagcttccgcaagaaccaatgaggttcattctcgtgttacgcggcacgtttgagcttccgcaagaaccaatgag gttcattcgcgtgttacgcggcacgtttgaacttcagcaagaaccaatgaggttcattctcgtgttacgcagcacatttgagcttcctcaagaaccaatgaggttcattctcgtgtgttacgcagcacgtttgagcttccgcaagaaccactGA
- the LOC127502681 gene encoding uncharacterized protein LOC127502681 isoform X4: MREPMRFILVLRSTFELPQEPVRFILVLRSTFELQQEPMRFILVLRGTFELPQEKMRFILVLRGTFELPQEPMRFICVLRGTFELQQEPMRFILVLRSTFELPQEPMRFILVLRSTFELQQEPMRFILVLRSTFELQQEPMRFILVLRSTFELPQEPMRFILVLRSTFELPQEPMRFILMLRSTFELPQEPMRFILVLRGTFELPQEPMRFILVLRGTFELQQEPMRFILVLRGTFELQQEPMRFILVLRGTFELPQEPMRFILVLRGTFELPQEPMRFILVLRGTFELPQEPMRFILVLCGTFELPQEPMRFILVLRGTFELQQEPMRFILVLRSTFELPQEKMRFILVSRGTFELPQEPMRFIRVLRGTFELQQEPMRFILVLRSTFELPQEPMRFILVCYAARLSFRKNH, encoded by the exons atgcgagaaccaatgaggttcattctcgtgttacgcagcacgtttgagcttccgcaagaaccagtgaggttcattctcgtgttacgcagcacgtttgagcttcagcaagaaccaatgaggttcattctcgtgttacgcggcacgtttgagcttccgcaagaaaaaatgaggttcattctcgtgttacgcggcacgtttgagcttccgcaagaaccaatgaggttcatttgcgtgttacgcggcacgtttgagcttcagcaagaaccaatgaggttcattctcgtgttacgcagcacgtttgagcttccgcaagaaccaatgag gttcattctcgtgttacgcagcacgtttgagcttcagcaagaaccaatgaggttcattctcgtgttacgcagcacgtttgagcttcagcaagaaccaatgaggttcattctcgtgttacgcagcacatttgagcttccacaagaaccaatgag gttcattctcgtgttacgcagcacgtttgagcttccacaagaaccaatgaggttcattctcatgttacgcagcacgtttgagcttcctcaagaaccaatgaggttcattctcgtgttacgcggcacgtttgagcttccgcaagaaccaatgaggttcattctcgtgttacgcggcacgtttgaacttcagcaagaaccaatgag gttcattctcgtgttacgcggcacgtttgaacttcagcaagaaccaatgag gttcattctcgtgttacgcggcacgtttgagcttccgcaagaaccaatgaggttcattctcgtgttacgcggcacgtttgagcttccgcaagaaccaatgag gttcattctcgtgttacgcggcacgtttgagcttcctcaagaaccaatgaggttcattctcgtgttatgcggcacgtttgagcttcctcaagaaccaatgaggttcattctcgtgttacgcggcacgtttgaacttcagcaagaaccaatgaggttcattctcgtgttacgcagcacatttgagcttccgcaagaaaaaatgaggttcattctcgtgtcacgcggcacgtttgagcttccgcaagaaccaatgaggttcattcgcgtgttacgcggcacgtttgaacttcagcaagaaccaatgaggttcattctcgtgttacgcagcacatttgagcttcctcaagaaccaatgaggttcattctcgtgtgttacgcagcacgtttgagcttccgcaagaaccactGA
- the LOC127502681 gene encoding uncharacterized protein LOC127502681 isoform X13 → MREPMRFILVLRGTFELPQEKMRFILVLRGTFELPQEPMRFICVLRGTFELQQEPMRFILVLRSTFELPQEPMRFILVLRSTFELQQEPMRFILVLRSTFELQQEPMRFILVLRSTFELPQEPMRFILVLRSTFELPQEPMRFILMLRSTFELPQEPMRFILVLRGTFELPQEPMRFILVLRGTFELQQEPMRFILVLRGTFELQQEPMRFILVLRGTFELPQEPMRFILVLRGTFELPQEPMRFILVLRGTFELPQEPMRFILVLRGTFELPQEPMRFILVLCGTFELPQEPMRFILVLRGTFELQQEPMRFILVLRSTFELPQEKMRFILVSRGTFELPQEPMRFIRVLRGTFELQQEPMRFILVLRSTFELPQEPMRFILVCYAARLSFRKNH, encoded by the exons atgcgagaaccaatgag gttcattctcgtgttacgcggcacgtttgagcttccgcaagaaaaaatgaggttcattctcgtgttacgcggcacgtttgagcttccgcaagaaccaatgaggttcatttgcgtgttacgcggcacgtttgagcttcagcaagaaccaatgaggttcattctcgtgttacgcagcacgtttgagcttccgcaagaaccaatgag gttcattctcgtgttacgcagcacgtttgagcttcagcaagaaccaatgaggttcattctcgtgttacgcagcacgtttgagcttcagcaagaaccaatgaggttcattctcgtgttacgcagcacatttgagcttccacaagaaccaatgag gttcattctcgtgttacgcagcacgtttgagcttccacaagaaccaatgaggttcattctcatgttacgcagcacgtttgagcttcctcaagaaccaatgaggttcattctcgtgttacgcggcacgtttgagcttccgcaagaaccaatgaggttcattctcgtgttacgcggcacgtttgaacttcagcaagaaccaatgag gttcattctcgtgttacgcggcacgtttgaacttcagcaagaaccaatgag gttcattctcgtgttacgcggcacgtttgagcttccgcaagaaccaatgaggttcattctcgtgttacgcggcacgtttgagcttccgcaagaaccaatgag gttcattctcgtgttacgtggcacgtttgagcttccgcaagaaccaatgaggttcattctcgtgttacgcggcacgtttgagcttcctcaagaaccaatgaggttcattctcgtgttatgcggcacgtttgagcttcctcaagaaccaatgaggttcattctcgtgttacgcggcacgtttgaacttcagcaagaaccaatgaggttcattctcgtgttacgcagcacatttgagcttccgcaagaaaaaatgaggttcattctcgtgtcacgcggcacgtttgagcttccgcaagaaccaatgaggttcattcgcgtgttacgcggcacgtttgaacttcagcaagaaccaatgaggttcattctcgtgttacgcagcacatttgagcttcctcaagaaccaatgaggttcattctcgtgtgttacgcagcacgtttgagcttccgcaagaaccactGA
- the LOC127502681 gene encoding uncharacterized protein LOC127502681 isoform X15, whose product MREPMRFILVLRSTFELPQEPVRFILVLRSTFELQQEPMRFILVLRGTFELPQEKMRFILVLRGTFELPQEPMRFICVLRGTFELQQEPMRFILVLRSTFELPQEPMRFILVLRSTFELPQEPMRFILMLRSTFELPQEPMRFILVLRGTFELPQEPMRFILVLRGTFELQQEPMRFILVLRGTFELQQEPMRFILVLRGTFELPQEPMRFILVLRGTFELPQEPMRFILVLRGTFELPQEPMRFILVLRGTFELPQEPMRFILVLCGTFELPQEPMRFILVLRGTFELQQEPMRFILVLRSTFELPQEKMRFILVSRGTFELPQEPMRFIRVLRGTFELQQEPMRFILVLRSTFELPQEPMRFILVCYAARLSFRKNH is encoded by the exons atgcgagaaccaatgaggttcattctcgtgttacgcagcacgtttgagcttccgcaagaaccagtgaggttcattctcgtgttacgcagcacgtttgagcttcagcaagaaccaatgaggttcattctcgtgttacgcggcacgtttgagcttccgcaagaaaaaatgaggttcattctcgtgttacgcggcacgtttgagcttccgcaagaaccaatgaggttcatttgcgtgttacgcggcacgtttgagcttcagcaagaaccaatgaggttcattctcgtgttacgcagcacgtttgagcttccgcaagaaccaatgag gttcattctcgtgttacgcagcacgtttgagcttccacaagaaccaatgaggttcattctcatgttacgcagcacgtttgagcttcctcaagaaccaatgaggttcattctcgtgttacgcggcacgtttgagcttccgcaagaaccaatgaggttcattctcgtgttacgcggcacgtttgaacttcagcaagaaccaatgag gttcattctcgtgttacgcggcacgtttgaacttcagcaagaaccaatgag gttcattctcgtgttacgcggcacgtttgagcttccgcaagaaccaatgaggttcattctcgtgttacgcggcacgtttgagcttccgcaagaaccaatgag gttcattctcgtgttacgtggcacgtttgagcttccgcaagaaccaatgaggttcattctcgtgttacgcggcacgtttgagcttcctcaagaaccaatgaggttcattctcgtgttatgcggcacgtttgagcttcctcaagaaccaatgaggttcattctcgtgttacgcggcacgtttgaacttcagcaagaaccaatgaggttcattctcgtgttacgcagcacatttgagcttccgcaagaaaaaatgaggttcattctcgtgtcacgcggcacgtttgagcttccgcaagaaccaatgaggttcattcgcgtgttacgcggcacgtttgaacttcagcaagaaccaatgaggttcattctcgtgttacgcagcacatttgagcttcctcaagaaccaatgaggttcattctcgtgtgttacgcagcacgtttgagcttccgcaagaaccactGA
- the LOC127502681 gene encoding uncharacterized protein LOC127502681 isoform X46, protein MREPMRFILVLRSTFELPQEPVRFILVLRSTFELQQEPMRFILVLRGTFELPQEKMRFILVLRGTFELPQEPMRFICVLRGTFELQQEPMRFILVLRSTFELPQEPMRFILVLRSTFELQQEPMRFILVLRGTFELPQEPMRFILVLRGTFELPQEPMRFILVLRGTFELPQEPMRFILVLRGTFELPQEPMRFILVLCGTFELPQEPMRFILVLRGTFELQQEPMRFILVLRSTFELPQEKMRFILVSRGTFELPQEPMRFIRVLRGTFELQQEPMRFILVLRSTFELPQEPMRFILVCYAARLSFRKNH, encoded by the exons atgcgagaaccaatgaggttcattctcgtgttacgcagcacgtttgagcttccgcaagaaccagtgaggttcattctcgtgttacgcagcacgtttgagcttcagcaagaaccaatgaggttcattctcgtgttacgcggcacgtttgagcttccgcaagaaaaaatgaggttcattctcgtgttacgcggcacgtttgagcttccgcaagaaccaatgaggttcatttgcgtgttacgcggcacgtttgagcttcagcaagaaccaatgaggttcattctcgtgttacgcagcacgtttgagcttccgcaagaaccaatgag gttcattctcgtgttacgcagcacgtttgagcttcagcaagaaccaatgag gttcattctcgtgttacgcggcacgtttgagcttccgcaagaaccaatgaggttcattctcgtgttacgcggcacgtttgagcttccgcaagaaccaatgag gttcattctcgtgttacgtggcacgtttgagcttccgcaagaaccaatgaggttcattctcgtgttacgcggcacgtttgagcttcctcaagaaccaatgaggttcattctcgtgttatgcggcacgtttgagcttcctcaagaaccaatgaggttcattctcgtgttacgcggcacgtttgaacttcagcaagaaccaatgaggttcattctcgtgttacgcagcacatttgagcttccgcaagaaaaaatgaggttcattctcgtgtcacgcggcacgtttgagcttccgcaagaaccaatgaggttcattcgcgtgttacgcggcacgtttgaacttcagcaagaaccaatgaggttcattctcgtgttacgcagcacatttgagcttcctcaagaaccaatgaggttcattctcgtgtgttacgcagcacgtttgagcttccgcaagaaccactGA
- the LOC127502681 gene encoding uncharacterized protein LOC127502681 isoform X34, which produces MREPMRFILVLRGTFELPQEPMRFILVLRSTFELQQEPMRFILVLRSTFELQQEPMRFILVLRSTFELPQEPMRFILVLRSTFELPQEPMRFILMLRSTFELPQEPMRFILVLRGTFELPQEPMRFILVLRGTFELQQEPMRFILVLRGTFELQQEPMRFILVLRGTFELPQEPMRFILVLRGTFELPQEPMRFILVLRGTFELPQEPMRFILVLRGTFELPQEPMRFILVLCGTFELPQEPMRFILVLRGTFELQQEPMRFILVLRSTFELPQEKMRFILVSRGTFELPQEPMRFIRVLRGTFELQQEPMRFILVLRSTFELPQEPMRFILVCYAARLSFRKNH; this is translated from the exons atgcgagaaccaatgag gttcattctcgtgttacgcggcacgtttgagcttccgcaagaaccaatgag gttcattctcgtgttacgcagcacgtttgagcttcagcaagaaccaatgaggttcattctcgtgttacgcagcacgtttgagcttcagcaagaaccaatgaggttcattctcgtgttacgcagcacatttgagcttccacaagaaccaatgag gttcattctcgtgttacgcagcacgtttgagcttccacaagaaccaatgaggttcattctcatgttacgcagcacgtttgagcttcctcaagaaccaatgaggttcattctcgtgttacgcggcacgtttgagcttccgcaagaaccaatgaggttcattctcgtgttacgcggcacgtttgaacttcagcaagaaccaatgag gttcattctcgtgttacgcggcacgtttgaacttcagcaagaaccaatgag gttcattctcgtgttacgcggcacgtttgagcttccgcaagaaccaatgaggttcattctcgtgttacgcggcacgtttgagcttccgcaagaaccaatgag gttcattctcgtgttacgtggcacgtttgagcttccgcaagaaccaatgaggttcattctcgtgttacgcggcacgtttgagcttcctcaagaaccaatgaggttcattctcgtgttatgcggcacgtttgagcttcctcaagaaccaatgaggttcattctcgtgttacgcggcacgtttgaacttcagcaagaaccaatgaggttcattctcgtgttacgcagcacatttgagcttccgcaagaaaaaatgaggttcattctcgtgtcacgcggcacgtttgagcttccgcaagaaccaatgaggttcattcgcgtgttacgcggcacgtttgaacttcagcaagaaccaatgaggttcattctcgtgttacgcagcacatttgagcttcctcaagaaccaatgaggttcattctcgtgtgttacgcagcacgtttgagcttccgcaagaaccactGA